In [Clostridium] cellulosi, one genomic interval encodes:
- a CDS encoding ABC transporter permease (High confidence in function and specificity), whose protein sequence is MLTEFNKKKPKFRGACKGLRAPLKKKIAWLVMKKKIHWAPYLLIMPAVLFVLLVVAYPVLNSIGMSFQNYNLMIPGVRGFVGFKNYITVLTDSLFYQSLLNTVIWVVFGVGFQFIFGFILALILNTSFHARGAIRATVLVPWVTPGVLIGLMWSWMYDGNYGVINDVLHKLGIINKFIPFLANPSTALPSVIVTIVWQGIPFFAIMLLAGLQAIPNELYEAADVDGCSRIRKLFNITIPSMKNTIFVTTMLRIIWVANSIDVIFSMTGGGPGYSTHTLSVYAFKKAYGTLDFGIASTLSIMLTLLLMIVEFFYLKNFFKDAE, encoded by the coding sequence TTGCTAACAGAATTCAATAAGAAAAAACCTAAATTCAGGGGTGCCTGCAAAGGCTTGCGGGCACCCTTGAAAAAAAAGATTGCGTGGTTAGTTATGAAGAAGAAAATCCATTGGGCCCCATATTTATTAATCATGCCGGCGGTATTGTTTGTACTGCTCGTTGTAGCTTATCCTGTGTTAAATTCAATAGGGATGAGCTTCCAAAACTATAATCTGATGATTCCCGGAGTGCGGGGATTTGTCGGATTTAAAAATTACATCACCGTTTTGACCGATTCACTGTTTTATCAGTCATTGTTAAATACGGTAATCTGGGTTGTATTTGGTGTTGGTTTTCAGTTTATTTTCGGATTTATACTTGCGCTTATTCTTAACACCAGCTTCCACGCAAGAGGCGCTATAAGAGCTACAGTGCTTGTTCCGTGGGTCACACCGGGCGTCCTGATTGGTTTGATGTGGAGCTGGATGTATGATGGCAATTACGGTGTCATTAATGACGTTTTGCATAAACTCGGAATAATAAATAAATTCATTCCCTTCCTGGCAAATCCAAGTACGGCTCTGCCTTCAGTAATTGTCACGATAGTCTGGCAGGGTATACCTTTCTTTGCAATTATGCTCTTGGCTGGTTTACAGGCAATTCCAAATGAATTGTACGAAGCTGCGGATGTTGACGGTTGCTCCCGCATTCGCAAGCTGTTTAACATAACGATTCCGTCTATGAAAAACACAATCTTCGTAACAACAATGCTTCGCATTATATGGGTAGCAAATTCTATTGATGTTATCTTCTCGATGACTGGTGGCGGCCCCGGCTATTCAACCCATACGTTAAGTGTTTATGCTTTCAAGAAAGCGTACGGTACACTCGATTTTGGCATAGCTTCGACTCTTTCCATTATGCTAACCCTGTTATTGATGATTGTCGAATTTTTCTACCTGAAAAACTTTTTTAAAGACGCTGAGTAG
- a CDS encoding putative transketolase C-terminal section (High confidence in function and specificity), producing the protein MAEIKAQRNAYGEALVELGRENGNVVVLDADLAHATMTNIFASEFPERFFNVGIAEQNLMGIACGMAQSGLTVFASTFAMFGAGRAYEIVRNSICYSKANVKIALSHSGLCVGEDGGSHQCLEDIALMRILPGMTVIVPCDWIEVKKAVKAAAAIDGPVYLRIARPPIPAITTEDTPFEIGKANVLRDGKDVCIVTMGLVAHEALKAADMLKEQGIDAAVLNMHTVKPLDKDTLFAYAEKCGRIVTAEEHLLAGGLGSAVAEAMMGKVNPKFAMVGVNDTFGRSGTPSELFAKFGIDANAIVEKCKSLF; encoded by the coding sequence ATGGCTGAAATTAAAGCACAAAGAAACGCTTATGGTGAGGCTCTTGTAGAGCTGGGCCGTGAAAATGGTAATGTTGTCGTACTTGACGCAGACCTTGCGCATGCGACAATGACAAACATTTTTGCTTCTGAGTTTCCTGAAAGATTCTTTAATGTAGGAATCGCGGAGCAGAACCTGATGGGCATTGCCTGCGGTATGGCGCAGAGCGGGCTTACCGTTTTTGCCAGCACTTTTGCAATGTTTGGCGCGGGCAGGGCATATGAGATTGTGCGTAACTCAATTTGCTATTCCAAAGCAAATGTAAAGATCGCGCTTTCACATTCTGGCCTTTGCGTGGGCGAGGACGGAGGAAGCCACCAGTGCTTGGAAGACATTGCACTCATGCGCATTCTCCCCGGCATGACGGTTATCGTGCCTTGCGACTGGATTGAGGTTAAAAAGGCTGTAAAAGCAGCGGCAGCAATCGACGGCCCGGTATATCTGCGTATTGCACGCCCTCCGATACCCGCTATTACCACAGAGGACACGCCTTTTGAAATTGGAAAAGCCAACGTACTGCGTGACGGCAAAGATGTCTGCATTGTTACAATGGGCTTAGTTGCACATGAAGCGCTGAAAGCGGCTGATATGCTCAAAGAGCAAGGAATTGACGCAGCAGTGCTTAATATGCATACAGTTAAACCACTTGATAAAGATACACTGTTTGCTTACGCTGAAAAGTGCGGAAGGATTGTTACCGCTGAGGAACACCTGCTCGCAGGCGGCCTTGGCAGCGCAGTTGCTGAAGCAATGATGGGTAAAGTCAACCCGAAATTTGCAATGGTCGGCGTAAACGACACATTTGGACGTTCGGGTACCCCGAGTGAGCTTTTCGCGAAGTTTGGCATCGACGCCAACGCTATCGTTGAGAAGTGCAAATCACTCTTTTAA
- a CDS encoding hypothetical protein (High confidence in function and specificity) produces the protein MAIESYEFTGEGMSRVYENEKWTVGIKNYKPANDIANVDCVERHNETDELFVLLAGSCTLVYAEGADDSLTFKAVKMEPNKVYNIPKSLWHNTITKPDTKMILIEDSSTGMSNSDVLNLSSEQIEKLKSAVNALN, from the coding sequence ATGGCCATCGAATCATATGAATTCACAGGCGAAGGCATGTCAAGAGTCTATGAAAATGAAAAATGGACTGTTGGGATAAAAAATTATAAACCTGCAAACGATATCGCAAACGTCGATTGCGTAGAACGCCACAACGAAACAGACGAGCTGTTTGTTTTGCTGGCTGGCAGTTGCACATTGGTTTACGCAGAGGGCGCTGATGACAGCCTCACATTCAAGGCTGTAAAAATGGAGCCCAACAAGGTTTATAATATTCCTAAGTCTCTGTGGCACAACACTATTACTAAGCCAGATACAAAAATGATTCTGATTGAAGACAGCTCAACTGGTATGAGCAACAGCGATGTGCTAAACCTGTCGAGTGAACAAATAGAAAAACTGAAATCTGCAGTTAACGCATTGAATTGA
- a CDS encoding ABC-type polysaccharide transport system, permease component (High confidence in function and specificity), translated as MGSTDVAVKNEIKVYDLNTGYKPGPKRKNKNTFLKEFKTNKALFFMLLLPLVYVIIQFYLPMAGLIVAFKNYNYTDGLFKSPWIGLENFKFLFMSSDAWIITRNTILYNLAFIFLGLIVSIAFAVMLNELRNRFAAKFYQSTMLLPYILSWVVVAYFVYALLEPKNGLINRNLLNLGITPPDWYQEEKYWPFILTFVNLWKTAGYGSIIYLAAITGIDETYYEAALLDGCSKWKQFCYITLPFLKPTIVILTIMNLGNIFRSDFGLFYQVTMNSGSLFNTTNTIDTYVYRGLLGTGTIGQSSAAGLYQSCVGFVVVLIANWIIGKLSPEDKIF; from the coding sequence ATGGGATCCACAGATGTGGCAGTCAAAAATGAAATAAAGGTTTACGACTTGAACACGGGATATAAACCCGGCCCAAAACGAAAGAATAAGAATACCTTTCTAAAGGAATTTAAAACAAATAAAGCACTTTTCTTTATGCTTCTTCTTCCTCTCGTGTATGTTATAATCCAGTTTTACTTACCTATGGCAGGCCTCATAGTAGCCTTTAAAAACTACAATTACACCGATGGACTGTTTAAAAGCCCTTGGATTGGTTTAGAGAATTTTAAGTTTTTATTTATGTCGTCGGATGCGTGGATTATTACGCGCAACACGATTCTATATAATCTGGCTTTTATATTCCTTGGACTTATTGTTTCAATTGCCTTTGCTGTTATGCTCAATGAGTTAAGAAACCGCTTTGCCGCGAAGTTTTATCAGTCGACTATGCTTTTGCCCTATATTTTATCCTGGGTTGTGGTCGCGTATTTTGTTTATGCGCTGCTTGAGCCAAAGAATGGGCTTATCAATAGAAATTTACTCAATCTTGGCATTACCCCGCCGGACTGGTATCAGGAAGAAAAATATTGGCCCTTTATCCTGACCTTCGTAAACTTATGGAAAACAGCAGGCTACGGAAGCATAATTTATCTCGCTGCAATAACGGGCATTGACGAGACCTACTATGAGGCTGCTTTGCTCGATGGGTGCAGCAAGTGGAAACAGTTCTGCTACATAACACTTCCGTTTTTGAAACCAACAATTGTTATCTTAACTATTATGAATCTCGGAAACATATTCCGCTCGGACTTTGGGCTGTTTTATCAGGTCACAATGAATTCGGGCTCCCTCTTTAACACGACAAACACTATTGATACATATGTATACCGCGGACTGCTGGGTACAGGTACAATCGGTCAGTCCTCCGCAGCAGGCTTATATCAATCCTGTGTTGGCTTCGTAGTCGTACTAATCGCCAACTGGATAATTGGCAAACTCAGTCCTGAAGACAAGATATTCTAA
- a CDS encoding putative transketolase N-terminal section (High confidence in function and specificity): MENSCLKEKAKTFRQDIIKMLYASKSGHPGGSLSCVELLTALYFNKMRIDPKNPKWDDRDRFIMSKGHAAPTLYAILADLGYFPKSDLNDLRKIHSHLQGHPDMKKTPGVDMCTGSLGQGVSVAVGMALAGKYRKKDYNVYALLGDGELQEGLVWEASMAAAHYKLDNLTIIIDHNGLQIDGSNDDVMSLGDLKAKFEAFGFKTIEIDGHDFDAITAALNEPVKGQPKCIIAQTVKGKGVSFMENNFGWHGKAIGPDDYKAALAELEVRENG, encoded by the coding sequence ATGGAAAATTCCTGCCTGAAGGAAAAAGCCAAAACATTTCGTCAAGACATTATTAAAATGCTTTACGCGTCAAAATCAGGACATCCAGGCGGGTCCCTGTCTTGCGTGGAGCTGCTCACAGCTCTTTATTTCAACAAGATGAGAATTGACCCCAAGAATCCGAAATGGGACGACCGTGACCGTTTCATCATGAGCAAAGGCCATGCAGCCCCGACACTTTATGCAATTCTTGCGGATTTAGGATATTTCCCGAAATCCGATCTGAATGACCTGCGTAAGATTCATTCCCATCTTCAGGGCCATCCTGATATGAAGAAAACTCCCGGTGTAGATATGTGCACAGGATCCCTCGGACAGGGCGTATCTGTCGCTGTCGGAATGGCTCTTGCAGGCAAATACCGCAAAAAAGATTACAACGTTTATGCGCTTCTGGGCGACGGCGAACTCCAGGAAGGCCTTGTCTGGGAAGCTTCCATGGCGGCCGCTCATTACAAGCTCGATAACCTTACCATTATCATCGACCACAACGGCCTGCAGATAGATGGCTCTAACGATGACGTAATGAGTCTGGGCGATCTTAAAGCTAAGTTTGAAGCATTCGGTTTCAAAACCATTGAAATAGACGGACACGATTTCGACGCCATAACGGCCGCGCTGAATGAGCCGGTGAAAGGTCAGCCAAAATGTATCATCGCGCAGACTGTCAAGGGCAAAGGCGTTTCGTTTATGGAAAACAATTTTGGATGGCATGGCAAAGCAATAGGCCCGGATGATTATAAGGCTGCGCTTGCAGAGTTGGAGGTACGTGAAAATGGCTGA
- a CDS encoding polysaccharide deacetylase (High confidence in function and specificity), which produces MVQISFNVFPNGRKKALTMSYDDGEIYDHRLVEIFNRNGIKGTFHLNSGNLDTEGYIKSKEVAALYKGHEVASHGKHHLDLRTLPRNIVIQEIQEDRRALESLVGYPIRGFSYPFGNYNDELVNVLSALGIEYSRTVNTTRGFFVNPDFLRWQATCHHDEHLLELAKRFIDDKHYWSYGLMYVWGHSFEFEKNKNWGLIEEFCKMVGGRDDVWYATNIEIADYINAVKGLRFSVDRTVVFNPSAKDVWIGVKDETVKIPSGKCVRLA; this is translated from the coding sequence TTGGTTCAAATTAGTTTTAATGTGTTTCCAAACGGCAGAAAAAAGGCTCTGACCATGAGCTATGACGACGGAGAGATTTACGATCATAGGCTTGTTGAAATATTTAATCGCAACGGTATCAAAGGGACTTTTCACCTAAATTCAGGTAATTTAGATACAGAGGGATATATAAAATCTAAAGAAGTTGCAGCATTGTATAAAGGGCACGAGGTTGCCTCGCACGGTAAACATCATTTGGATCTGAGAACCCTTCCACGGAACATAGTCATTCAGGAAATTCAGGAAGATCGAAGGGCGTTGGAATCACTTGTCGGCTATCCGATTCGGGGCTTTTCATATCCGTTCGGCAATTATAACGACGAACTTGTAAATGTATTATCAGCGCTTGGAATTGAATATTCACGGACGGTAAATACGACAAGAGGTTTTTTTGTAAATCCGGACTTTTTGCGCTGGCAGGCCACCTGTCACCACGATGAACATTTGCTTGAGCTTGCTAAACGTTTTATTGATGACAAACATTATTGGTCTTATGGACTTATGTATGTTTGGGGACACAGTTTTGAATTTGAAAAAAACAAAAACTGGGGATTAATTGAGGAATTTTGCAAAATGGTAGGCGGAAGAGATGATGTTTGGTATGCAACAAATATCGAAATTGCCGACTATATTAATGCGGTCAAGGGCCTTCGGTTTAGTGTAGACCGGACGGTAGTGTTCAATCCATCTGCAAAGGATGTATGGATTGGTGTGAAAGATGAAACTGTTAAAATACCGTCTGGCAAATGTGTCCGCCTGGCTTGA
- a CDS encoding hypothetical protein (Family membership): MQADALSQKSKKDYETGKITVEEALKAFDEVNNIK; the protein is encoded by the coding sequence ATGCAGGCAGACGCGTTATCTCAAAAAAGTAAAAAAGATTATGAGACAGGAAAAATTACTGTAGAGGAGGCGCTGAAAGCATTCGATGAAGTGAATAACATAAAATAG
- a CDS encoding carbohydrate ABC transporter substrate-binding protein (High confidence in function and specificity), which produces MTTFKRLLGVSLAAFMAASVVTGCSSSNGNKSSNANGTTEITAWFLAPAKLTGKQAVQDEVNKILEKRYNIKVKLVYYDWDSYQNKAKLALSGGEPVDVMFTAGWNNYSTFVGQGAFQPLDDLLEKYGQYIKKYINPEYLKGPVISGKLYAIPTNKDMASQWGVVINKKLADKYHMDFSNVKKAEDLEPFLQTIKDNEPGIVPFLADTSNNVVEFEFNKYSSEFAQVSTVGIPRFDSTKIVNILDDEWVRHLIAVSREFYKKGYYNSDVGTAQSGQKDDYKRQQKAFMWMEQLKPGKAEEEANTYGYEFYQCVVYPDIPQSVTTAELTNSMLSIPHSSKHPEAAMKFINELFNPDAKVQNLLAFGIENKNYVKVSDNQIKLPDGVTAQTNTYGGIYTWAMGGNQLNDYLWSNESPDKWEKMDKWNKEAKVSKLIGFNYDTSKVQNEIAAVQNVNSQYWAGIASGAKELSSVEKIYREKLKTAGLQKIIDDVQSQVDAFLASNK; this is translated from the coding sequence ATGACAACTTTTAAGCGTTTGCTCGGCGTGAGCCTGGCAGCATTCATGGCGGCGAGTGTTGTCACCGGTTGCTCGTCGTCGAACGGCAATAAATCCTCAAACGCAAATGGTACGACCGAAATCACTGCATGGTTCCTTGCACCGGCTAAATTGACCGGTAAACAGGCGGTTCAGGATGAGGTCAACAAGATTCTGGAAAAAAGATATAATATCAAAGTCAAGCTTGTCTACTATGATTGGGACAGCTATCAGAACAAGGCAAAGCTCGCCCTTTCTGGTGGTGAGCCGGTTGATGTAATGTTTACAGCCGGTTGGAACAACTATTCGACATTCGTAGGACAGGGCGCATTTCAGCCGCTGGATGACCTTCTTGAAAAATACGGCCAGTATATCAAGAAGTACATTAACCCTGAATATTTGAAAGGCCCGGTAATTTCCGGAAAGCTCTATGCAATTCCGACAAACAAGGATATGGCGTCCCAGTGGGGCGTTGTAATCAACAAGAAGTTGGCAGATAAGTATCACATGGATTTCTCCAACGTGAAAAAGGCAGAGGATCTGGAACCGTTCTTACAGACTATCAAAGACAACGAACCCGGTATTGTTCCGTTCCTCGCAGATACTTCAAACAACGTTGTAGAATTCGAGTTTAACAAATATTCAAGTGAATTTGCCCAGGTTTCAACCGTAGGTATTCCTCGCTTCGATTCAACCAAGATCGTAAATATTCTCGACGACGAATGGGTAAGACACTTAATAGCTGTCAGCCGCGAATTCTATAAAAAAGGTTATTATAATTCCGACGTTGGCACAGCGCAATCGGGTCAGAAAGATGACTACAAGCGTCAGCAAAAGGCCTTTATGTGGATGGAACAGCTAAAGCCCGGCAAGGCTGAAGAAGAAGCCAATACCTATGGGTATGAATTCTATCAGTGTGTTGTCTATCCGGATATTCCGCAATCTGTCACAACCGCAGAGCTTACGAATTCCATGCTTTCCATTCCGCACTCATCAAAACATCCGGAAGCTGCCATGAAGTTCATCAACGAGCTATTTAACCCGGATGCAAAGGTACAGAACCTTCTTGCCTTTGGTATCGAAAACAAGAACTATGTAAAAGTTTCTGATAATCAAATTAAGCTCCCGGACGGCGTTACTGCCCAAACAAATACCTACGGCGGTATTTACACATGGGCTATGGGCGGCAACCAGCTTAACGATTACCTGTGGAGCAATGAGAGCCCCGACAAATGGGAAAAGATGGATAAGTGGAATAAGGAGGCCAAGGTTTCAAAACTGATTGGCTTCAACTACGACACTTCAAAGGTACAGAACGAGATTGCCGCTGTTCAAAACGTAAATTCTCAATATTGGGCAGGAATTGCATCTGGAGCCAAGGAACTGTCGAGTGTTGAAAAGATATATAGGGAAAAACTAAAGACTGCCGGACTCCAGAAGATTATTGACGATGTGCAATCACAGGTTGATGCATTTCTTGCTTCAAACAAATAA
- a CDS encoding carbohydrate ABC transporter membrane protein 2 (High confidence in function and specificity) yields the protein MEAARTYKKSKPINAISMPINIVFNVVLIIVTLLCILPIVLIFMISISDERILIEQGYTFFPKKISFATYEYLFKDTASLLDAYKVTIFTTVVGTAISTAMTMMYAYPISRKSFKYRNVFSFIIFFTMLFQGGLVPWYILYTRYLHINDTLLALIMPGFVSAFNCLIIRTFFRQGLPDEILDAAKVDGAGEFYTFVRIVIPLSTPAIATIALFQALFYWNDWYICMLFIQDSKLFNLQYSLYQALNSLEALSSNSVNAAGVGSAVNVPTETMRMAMAILSIGPIVLAYPFFQRYFVKGLTIGAVKG from the coding sequence ATGGAAGCGGCTAGAACTTATAAAAAATCAAAACCAATCAATGCAATTTCAATGCCGATTAATATTGTTTTTAATGTAGTTCTGATCATTGTTACGCTGTTGTGTATTTTGCCGATTGTTTTGATTTTTATGATTTCAATATCCGATGAGAGGATATTGATCGAGCAGGGGTATACATTTTTCCCAAAGAAGATATCCTTTGCAACCTATGAGTATCTTTTCAAAGATACAGCCAGTTTGCTTGACGCTTATAAAGTTACGATATTTACTACGGTTGTCGGCACAGCAATAAGCACGGCAATGACTATGATGTATGCTTACCCCATTTCGCGCAAGAGCTTTAAATATCGAAATGTTTTTTCATTTATCATATTCTTTACAATGCTGTTTCAGGGAGGCCTTGTGCCTTGGTATATTCTCTACACGCGCTACCTTCACATAAATGATACGCTGCTTGCCCTGATTATGCCGGGCTTTGTATCCGCTTTTAACTGCTTGATTATCCGGACCTTTTTCAGGCAGGGGCTTCCAGATGAAATACTTGATGCGGCCAAGGTAGACGGTGCCGGAGAGTTCTATACGTTCGTCCGTATCGTCATTCCCCTTTCGACGCCGGCGATTGCAACTATTGCTTTGTTTCAGGCACTTTTCTATTGGAATGACTGGTATATCTGCATGCTCTTTATTCAAGATTCAAAGCTTTTTAATCTTCAGTATTCACTGTATCAGGCTTTAAATTCACTTGAGGCACTTTCTTCTAACAGTGTTAATGCCGCTGGTGTCGGTTCCGCGGTGAACGTTCCGACCGAAACTATGCGTATGGCAATGGCCATTCTCAGCATCGGGCCGATTGTTCTGGCGTATCCGTTTTTCCAGAGGTATTTTGTAAAAGGTCTTACAATCGGTGCGGTAAAAGGCTGA
- a CDS encoding hypothetical protein (High confidence in function and specificity): MKKESVLSKIFLFFIPLTLILIFTLFPFYWTLITSIKTPKEIFQLTYWPHSVSFSNYIKLFTQSDYLICLRNSFLVAACTTLVTLCTTLLAAYAFSRYRFKGKKAFLTIFLMINMFPSVLLLVPLFAIMRNLHILYTPGALILAYSTFTIPFSVWMLTGFLNDLPSALEEAAMVDGCNRPKAFVRIILPIAVPGIVATGVYIFINAWNEYTYAVMFTNNTSRTIPVFLKLLVGEFNIDWGLLTAGGIITILPICIMFMFVQKSLIQGLTAGAVKG, translated from the coding sequence ATGAAAAAAGAAAGTGTACTCTCAAAAATATTTTTGTTCTTTATACCCCTCACTTTAATTCTTATATTTACGCTTTTCCCGTTTTATTGGACGCTAATAACGTCCATCAAAACCCCGAAAGAAATCTTTCAGCTCACATATTGGCCTCATAGTGTATCATTTAGCAACTATATTAAATTGTTTACTCAGTCAGACTACTTAATCTGTCTGCGTAACAGCTTTTTGGTAGCCGCTTGCACTACACTGGTGACATTATGCACAACGCTGCTTGCAGCTTATGCTTTTTCCCGCTACAGGTTCAAGGGAAAGAAAGCGTTTTTGACCATCTTCCTGATGATCAATATGTTCCCCAGCGTTCTGCTTTTGGTTCCGCTGTTTGCAATCATGCGCAATCTGCATATCCTGTATACTCCAGGTGCGCTGATTCTCGCTTATTCAACATTTACAATTCCGTTCTCGGTCTGGATGCTGACCGGCTTCCTCAACGACCTGCCGTCTGCCTTGGAAGAGGCGGCGATGGTTGACGGCTGCAACCGGCCAAAGGCTTTTGTACGGATTATCTTACCGATTGCCGTTCCGGGCATTGTCGCGACTGGCGTTTACATCTTCATTAATGCATGGAACGAATACACCTATGCGGTTATGTTTACCAACAACACCTCACGAACAATTCCGGTTTTCCTTAAGCTCCTTGTCGGTGAATTCAATATTGACTGGGGTCTCTTAACGGCAGGTGGTATTATTACTATTTTACCGATTTGCATTATGTTTATGTTTGTCCAAAAGAGCCTGATTCAGGGATTGACCGCAGGCGCTGTCAAAGGATAA
- a CDS encoding glycosyl hydrolase family 25 protein (High confidence in function and specificity): protein MKLKKSRLAIIFAIIFILVVAIYVIFNNGLLLLNGFNVKGYPVRGIDVSEYQGKIDWDTISNQGLKFAYIKATEGSKYTDKQFKSNWENANKTNMKIGAYHFLSFDSDGATQADNFIKNVPEISGLPPAVDIELYGKYKKDSPSKQKVHKVLNSYLNKVENYYKVKPVLYFTEKSFILYYDDEYSDYMVWVRNVYTKPDFKNWTFWQYADKGRLKGYSGQEKFIDLDVFNGNDKDFERTFE, encoded by the coding sequence TTGAAGCTGAAGAAGAGCAGATTGGCTATTATATTTGCCATTATATTCATATTAGTTGTGGCAATCTATGTGATATTCAATAACGGGCTGTTGCTGCTGAACGGCTTTAATGTGAAGGGTTATCCCGTTCGGGGCATAGATGTTTCCGAATATCAGGGAAAAATTGATTGGGACACTATCTCAAATCAGGGCTTGAAATTTGCCTATATTAAAGCGACCGAAGGCAGCAAATATACAGACAAGCAATTCAAATCAAACTGGGAGAATGCAAATAAAACAAATATGAAAATCGGGGCATACCACTTTTTGAGCTTTGATTCAGATGGAGCAACACAGGCGGACAATTTTATTAAAAACGTGCCTGAAATCTCAGGGCTGCCGCCGGCTGTTGATATCGAACTGTATGGCAAATATAAAAAGGACAGCCCTTCAAAGCAGAAAGTACATAAAGTTCTCAACAGTTATTTAAATAAAGTTGAAAACTATTATAAAGTCAAGCCGGTTCTCTATTTTACGGAGAAATCTTTTATACTATACTATGATGACGAGTACAGCGATTATATGGTTTGGGTCAGGAATGTCTATACTAAGCCGGACTTTAAGAATTGGACATTCTGGCAGTATGCCGATAAGGGAAGGCTCAAAGGATACAGCGGGCAAGAAAAGTTTATTGATTTAGATGTCTTTAACGGCAATGACAAAGACTTTGAAAGAACTTTTGAATGA